From Rhododendron vialii isolate Sample 1 chromosome 7a, ASM3025357v1:
CtctacccttttctttttaactttagttataatcttttactttttaaactctTCTCATGAAGCCAACGACCGATTTAAAGAGTTTAAGgtgaatctggaaaaaaaaattcatattccctccgtcctaatttttTAGACAATTTTGGAAGTTTGTGTTAGTTTTCATTTGACTATATTTGGTAATCTATAATTGtttttgtgattttgaaaacattgtttaaaaaaattaattaagataTATGAAACTAGATTTATATAGCATATTAAAAGtattatcaattgaaaaatataactATTTTTTGCCAGTTAAAGTACAACGAGTGAAGTCTAAAAATGGGGAgggaagtaaaaaaaattggatttgatacttaaacaaaaaatttaggaatAACAGGGCCAATTATaaataaaatcaatttccacgaaagaaaaataaacaaaaaggcTAGCACCATGCCTACCCTAACCAACGTCACCATTTCGAGACCATTTCGAgctagactctctctctctctctctctcagaataCAACGAAGGAATTTGTGATTCGTGGGAATGGCAATGGCTGGGCGTCTGAGATCGAGCTTCCCTCACTTCCAGAAGATTCTGAGATCcgattctctctcctccccccagCGATCCACCCTGCTATGCCCTGCCTTCTCCAATCCCGAGGTATACTCAACCCTTGAAATTGCTTGATTTCTCTCCGCCTTCCCGTCGTTATACGTTCCTGCTCCGTTTTAGGGTTAAATGAAATGGATTTGGATTCTGTTTGGTGGATTCGTATGTAGTGGAAAATGTTTCTTACCTGAAACTTCTCTAGTGAAAATTGATGTAAATATCTCTTGTTTGTTGCAGTTCTCTAGGGATTATTCTTCAGCATCTCCTCCAAAGGAACAGAAAGTTAAGGTAAATAGTCTCTTTGagctttaaattttatttaccgGCTATTTGACCTAAATTGGTGCGCTTCGGCTTTAAGATTCAATCGCGATAGCTATTTTTATTGGCCTATTAGATGTGGTTTGCTTGAGGAGATGATGCTGAAGTCGTATTGGTCTTAGTAGGAACTCTTAGCATATAAGCTGTGCTGTATTTAGAAATATATCTGGCATGTGTGCACTTAGGGTTTTCGCAGAAATTGCAAAACACTGTTTCTGTTAGAGATGGATTTGGTTTTGAGAAAAGTTGGGGGTAGACAGTGTTCTCCCTTCGGTGAACGAGATTGGGGGATTTGTGACTGATAATAGGATCCCATAGATTGTAGTAGAAGATGGGACAAACTCCATGTACGTGTGTGAATACATGGGGTGTGGGAGTGGGTTGTTGAGCTCGAGTGATTTTACTACTTTGCCCTAGCAGTTATTCATGCTATATTAGAAGTATTGTAAAATTGTATTGTTATTAAGACAATGTCGGAAATCACATTTGTGATATATCTTCAAAAATTTGTTCTCACCGATTGGTGTTCACTGTTTTGTATATTAGAAAAGATGGGTGTCCTATGGAAGTTAGAGAAGAGTAGGAAAGGAAAGTGTGGGATTGGTGGGGTGTTTTGGATGATGCAAAAACTGCATTTTGTACCTGTCGGCTTATGTAGAGTAGACACCAAGGTTTTGATTCAGAGTCTGAGAAGATCTAGTTTGTTCGACCAGTATATGGAGGAAAGATTTATCAAGATTATGTGGAGACAAGTGGTGGTACTTGGTAGTGTCCTAGTAATTGGGCGAGGTTGATTTTGCCCCATGGGTCAAGTGGGCAACTTGAGGCTATTAATTGAAATGAGAAAACCAGAGCTCATGAGGAGACCTGATGGGctgaggataaaaaaaaaagtcaactaTACATTGTTCCAGagtgttatgccttttgggtttGTGAAAAGATCAAATGctgaaatccttttttttttcctggtgtTCAAGCTAGGAATATGGTCATTTATTAATGGAGACAAGGATGTTTGTGAGAACGGGCTTTACAAATTGGGTATGGGCCTCTACTCCAATAGACTTGGGATTTATTGTATGGTCAAGAGCACCAAAAATAAACTGACATAGGGGTCTATAACATATTTGTAATACCCTTTTGTACAATTATCTTCCAGGTCCCTATTAATAAATGTCCATAATCCATATCGTCTAGAGCAAGAAAGAAAACTATCACAGATACTTGTTATGCAAGGGAAATTTCCAAGAATGTTTGGATAGTTTGGATaaaattttcaatctggttgaaAAATTGGAAGGCATTATGGTcaatcttcttgtttttgtttgtgttttcatATTATATTCATGAAGCAAAGATGTAGTATGGGCCCTGGTTTTTTCTGCATTCATGGCATGTATTAGGCATCTCAATACTTCTGACATATAGGATTATCTTCTTATGTCAATATTTCTTTTCTGTTTCCCTATATATTTCAGGTGCCTCTGACTATGTTTGGTGTATCTGGAAACTATGCCTCTGCATTGTACCTTTCAGCAGTAAAAGCTAATGCACTGGAAAAGGTTGAATCTGAGCTTCTTGACCTTGTTGAGGCTTCAAAGAGAAGTCCTACATTTGCTCAGTTCATGAAAGATTTGACAGTCCCTAAGGTTACTAGAATCAAGGCTTTAACGGAAATTTGTGCTCAAGCTAAATTGTCTGATATCACAAGGAACTTTTTGTGTAAGGCACTGCCTTCCCTTATTACGTAAAGACATAAGGTTCATTTATGTATTGAAGTTATCGGTAGTTCGAATGTGGAGATAGATTCCTTTTACGTGAATAACATCTAGATCTAGTTAAAAAGTACAATAAATTGTACATGGGATACGTTCAAATTGCTTATTTCCGATTATGTCAGAATAACTGTTGCTCGAAGTATGTCCTGGATACGACTAAGCTGACAACATGAATTTTTGGCTTAAGAGGTCAGTGGTGTGTCTTTTGATTGACTCTGAATCCCAAGTTTCATTTAGATATTCGTAAGAAATTGCATGTACATTACAAGCCTTAAtcacaaattaaaataatactCCATCTGTTTCACAGGTTATAGATAAGGAGCCCACTTAAGCACTAGTTGTTTGTTTCATATCTTCTCACTTTAGAACAATAGAACCAAATCACAAAGCACAAATCACATGCCTGGATCTGGTTAGTTCTACTGTTGTATGGTCTTTTTTCTCCTCTGAAACATTTGTTCCCTTGTACGTCTTTTAAATGATTGTCCGTGAAGAATGTCTTCAAAAAGGTTCCATTCTCGAGTATAATTCTattaaggaaaataacaaatggGTAAAAGCAGAAGTGATGTGTAAACGCAGAAGTTGCACGCTATTACATTGTAAAGACTAAATAGAGGTTAAATTTCCAAAGAGACAATTTCTTCGAGGGTAATTTGTATTGGAAACTTGTGGAGAATGTAGTGTCTTTACAACCTTGTTTTAGTTGCGGCCTTATTTACTTTTAAGTGATGTTAATGTCTGAGACTATACTTTGTCAGGGTTTCGTGGTTTCTCAATGACTAATCATGATATGTCAGTAGTTCTCACTCACTCAGCGTTCTGACTTATTCTGAGAACCTGCAATGGTGAAATTTTTGATAGAGATTGTGCTTGAATCAAGGATTAGAGGTATCCACGGGGGAAAGGAAATTATGAATTCAGAAAACTAAGTTTATTCTGTAACTTTGTTATCCAACACAGCTGATGACAACAATTGCAAGGCATTCCAATGCAACTGTCTTTCATTATTGCTCTCTCACAAATTTTGAGTCAAGGGAACCAGTTCTGGAAGAAACTCATCTGCTTCGTGTAGACAGATTAGTCTATTCCCAACTGCTCTCTTTTTTGACACTTTTGTTTATAATACTGCTCTACTTGTTCAATTTTGCCTTCTAATTATGAAATTATTTGCTTGGAGCTACTGGCAGTTCATGTTAACTCCTAAAACTATCTTTTGTCTTGTTTTCTACCTAGTAATTTTGGCTGAGAATGGGAGGCTAAGGCAGATGGAAATTATAGCCAAGAGATTTACAGAAGCGACCATGGCGCATAGGGGAGAAGTGAAAGCCATTGTGACAACCGTAATTGTAAGTTCTACTCTTTAAATGCAAATTACTGATTCGGAATACCATATGCCACAGCCCACAGGTCTGCGTTGAAACTTTAACGACACTACTAGTTGCATATAGTGGTTGGAAGTCGATGACAATTCTTTCTAACCCATatcttttgttggttttttcgCCAGCCTCTTCCTGCTGAAGAGGAGAAAGAACTGAAAGAAACTCTACAGGAAATACTTGGACAGGGGAAGAAGGTTAAACTTGAACAGAAGGTAGCTTTTCCTGCGATTCTAAATGCTTTGATGATAGGTTGACTGAGATCCGTGCATATATGTAAAAGGAGATACATGTATAACAGTAATGGGTATCTGGTAATCTACTGGTTTTGTTAGGATGTCTCTAATATTAGTTTGCTTTTGCCAGATTGATTCTTCCATTCTTGGTGGATTGGTGGTGGAATTTAGCCAAAAGGTCTTTGACATGTCCATCAAGACTAGAGCAAGGCAGATGGAGAGATTCCTGCGGGATCCTGCCAATCTGGGGATCTAAAAGGTGCTGCGCCTTTTTGGCGTAATCAAAAGAAACACTTTCCATTCATGTCTCTAATATCTTTTGTCAAagtttcgtttggtttggtctGACCAAGAAAGGTTCTTGTTTCGGAACCAAGCTGCGAAAGTATTTACTTTGTCGTATTTCGTGGGTTGGGAGCGATGTGCGTGCACATCCTTTGGACTGTTTGCTAGTTGTTCATCATCAAATTTGGAtctatttttgttgaaaataaaaGCTAATAGCTCATCCTCGAATTTTCTTACTTGGTTCTATGCGCACTCAATAtttagatcattttttttttatccggatATTGAGATCACCATTTGATTGGCATATATTCAATACTTTGCATTTACAAAGATGGACTGTTTgctagtagttttttttttctcgtttcCTTTCTTCTTGGTTTGCATAATCCAAACGAtttttcgagaaaaaaaaatccaataaatTAGGATGATTCTATTTTAACAAATTGCCTTAAGTTTTTCTAATATTGGTACTTTTACATCTAATGTCTTGAACTCTTGGTAGTCtgtcttttattcaatttttagcGTTGAgtttatacatatacatagaAAAGAGATACCTAGAAACTATCCAATCCAGCTTATTAAGAAAAGAGTAACAATTTAGATATTAGAGTTCGAGAATcctttcctgtttttttttttttcttttaagagTAAGAAAAGGGTAAGAATTTCATTGTTAAAAAGAATAAAGTACAAGAAACAGGCCTTATAAAAAATGCCTACACCCAAATGGATTGCAAAAGCAAACTTAGCGGGAGTACTTATTGGATTAAATCACTCTAgcacttgcaaaaaaaaaaaaaaaaaaacattcgaGAATGACGAGCAAATAAAGGATACTATAGCGTAGGACACTGTGACCCGTTCGTTTCAGAGAGCTTTggattttaatcattactcttatttttctctctatctctttccaatcattactctatttctctttacattcattacctataaatccaaaaTACCAAAATGAACGGGTCCGGTGTTTGGGAGTCCCTGACTGTTTCAAAGGCTATTTTGTTACCTGCTAATGTATACTAATGTACTAAGTACGTCTATAATACATAGCACAcgtttttttgataaaattagaaaatgacACAAGAAAAAACACTTCACATTTAATTTTGAATCGTAAATCGGCTAGTGGGAATGGGTAAACATCGTTAACcataataaaacaaaatcctTACCCCCATGTCTAGCATGGATGCACCGTACAATGCTTTTTTTGGACACGAAAGATAAATTTACTCACTCCATCAAAGTAGCGATAGATGTGAATGTATCTTCAATATTACATGACGCGAAATGTTCAACATGACACGAGTGAAAAATTAAGTTTCCAAGTTTTTGGTTTGGTCTATAGAGACTGCAGATAGTTACTACATGACGCAAAATGCTCAACACGGGTGAAAAatcaagttttcaagtttttgattTGGCCTAGAGATCTTCCCAAGCGAACAATTAGCTTACCGAATAAGCTGCACAATAACGGATTGTACTTCGCTTATACTAGTTTATATGTAAAATTAAATTCATCCCCTAGCATCGAAGCGTCGCTTTGGCCGAGTGGTTAAGGCGTGTGCCTGCTAAGTACATGGGGTTTCCCCGCGAGAGTTCGAATCTCTCAGGCGACgactttatatttttttcctttttctcggTCGACTTTTTCTTTGCTTTGGAGATGATGAATCGTCGGGCTGATTAAATTACAGGACTGGCATTGTAACAAATCATGGTCGACAGCATTGGAAATGCCCCCAAACCAAAAATCTCTCTCCTCGTTTATTCACTCTTCGGGCTCGATTGATTGATGGATTATCTCGGCGGAATGAGGGTATGATTGGACGTTTTTGTCTTGGTTTGGCAGGAAACTTGACACTCGGATTATGAGTTTCCATCTTGTTTGGTTCAattctcatctcatctcatttttctctctacgtGTTTCTCAATatctttatctatttatttCTTTCTACTCATTACCACTTAttatatcaaaaataattttcaaaaagttaaacCAAACAAGATGTGCCTTCGAGGGTGTAAAAGATGATAACTACATGTAGGAACGGAGCAAGATACATTGCATGCGCTCGAAGGCATAAAAGAGGATAACTACATGTAGGGACGGACCTACATGTAGGTGGGGAGGTCCGGGTCTCCCCCAACCTTGCTAGAATTTgcctacatatatatatatatacacacacacacattaaaATAGTCATTATCTGCTATATCGGTCCCTCCaaacttcaaaaaatgcaatattGGATTAAGATGTAGTACAAAACAGTTACTACTTCtttttatgtgtatatatatatgtgtatattttGTCAAGTATGAATagaaaatggtttttttttttttgtgtgtagaATATCGTTCTTGAATTTCAAAGTACTTGTAAGGGAAACTTAAAAATTCAACAACCATGTGAAATTGTGAATATAATTTCCGGTTCTAATTAAGTTTCGGGCCCCTCCaaacttcaaaaaatgaaatattggattAAGATGTAGTAGAAAACAATTACAACTTCtttttatgtgtatatatgtatattttgccAAGTATAAATAGAAAACGGctatattttttcttgtaaaatatcGTTCTATAGATTTTGTACGTACTTGAATTTCAaaccatagttctgaataccgtttcggacagggtaccgattttcctactggtacgatacgtaccggtaccggtcaggtaccgggtaccgtttcggatttaccgcaactacaatatatataataattatatataattataattcaaaaaaatcccccatatcatacaattcatcataaaatatctctactagagattctctagtcccacattgcttagttacaaaactcttttccactttaaatgactttgcacactagtgatcttgtgaatgagaacccaataagaggtctcgcgcgctcgggaaaatgtgccgtggccgaaggcaatttggaaaaactgattcggaaaccaattaaccgtgtgcgcgtcacgggttattcgtgcgcagggggggtgcaaatccgggatttaagcctcgcgcacgtactatggttaaacccacgttttgctaaaattctgaaaccggcaacttttttttttattattatttttttcttaagtaACAAAACTCTGCAAAATTCCGTCCGGAATTGCCGGTAACCGTTTTCCGGCCGGTATTTCCCGAAAcggccggtaccgaccggtatttggTCCGGAACGGTATTGGGGTGTTAAGGTACCGGTTTTCTTCAaaaccggtacgtaccggccggtaatAACTATGTTTCAAACTACATGTAAGGAAAACTTAAAATTCAACAACCATGTGAAAATGTGAATATGATTTTTGGTTCTAAATTTCGGCCTCCTTTCTACGTAATTTTTGGCTCCGTGACTATATGCTTAAATGAACtaaccctctctttttttaacaaataatgTACTCATCAAGCTTTACAAGATGAACCCTTTTGGACTTTTGCAGATAAAATATTTGATTTCTTGAGGAAACCCTTGCAGAACTCCCAAGATACCACAACCATATATAGTGCGAAACCACAACCGTAAATGTATTATTTTAgtatgaaaattgattttgacactctcaAATTAATATAGACACAAAGGAGAGTGGCATTAGAGAAAAAGAGATtggcaaaattattttccttttagtATATCCTCAAACGTAATATATTTAACATAAACACTTGAGATTAAGAGCTGGTCGTCGTGACATATAGGGACCATATAgccttcataaaaaaaaaataataataaaacaaaataaaacaggGGGTTTTAATAATTACGACAATGAGAAGTGGAATTCATTATACCTTGATGTAAAAGCTACTGTTAGAATACTCCTACTTATTTCTCAATGTGTTCTCGCTATGATCTTCAATCATGATCACCAGTGTACATGGTCAGCCTTCCTGTTCAATCCATCATCCCTTCGAAAGCAAGCAAAACTAAAATTATTAGCATTAATTACATCCTTCATTGCTTCCTAATTCTCTTCCTCACACTGGCAAAAGTACGTGTAAAGGTGCAGTCGGGACGTCCggttatttaaaataaataaaaaaaaatcatctttaacCACTCAACACCTTTCATCAACGAGTATAGCTTATTCACAGAGCCGCTAACTGTAAAGATTAAAGAGGTTATTTATGGAACCGCTTGATCTCAGTTGTCCGTTTCGGCAttgaacggtccggattttaatgaaacctTTTCGGagaaaaatttaacttttttccgaaaaagtttcattaaaatccaaaccgtccaatacactttggaCGGGCGAGATTCACTTCTATGGAAAGCTCCGtgaaatagtttttttctttatcaacAACCTTTGTGGGCAAGAAGACATGAAACTTTAATTCCTTAGAGATTAAGATGACCATAGCAAAATCATAGTACTAGTAATTAATCAATGGTAATTAAGCGTGCTTGCTTTGTTATCATTCCTTGAGCCACGAAAAGGAGAAACAATTCGGTGTAAAGCCAATAGTAATATAGTTTAGGTGTGCACTGATTCTAGCATTAGGCTCCACCGTAATTATTGGACGGCTTCTTTGTCATACCCGGCTTCGAATTAGTCAATTGGCCTTGGCTCGGCTTAACAAGCTCATAAGAtaacaaaatgagataaaaaaatttccacctGTGGTGAAAACCCTTGGTTTTCCACCACTGCCCTTTACGGGTCCCACaaagtattttttgttataatctgaaccgtccatctTATAGGGCTCGCAAAATAATATATTCACGCAAAAAATGAGCTTGATCGGAAGATATATTAAAAACCAAATTTCTATTTAGAAAATGGACAATCATGAATaatttaacttcaaaatctatAACCGTCTGTtctgtaaaccaaaattcaagttttgatatatttatcgatatccaatcaaactGAATTTTTTATGGATATACTACCCTATGtaccctacaagatgaacggttcagattataataaaaaaaaagtcttgtAGAATCCACAGGCGGTGATGGAATTCTCATGGTTTCCACCTATGGTGCATAGAAGTTACCCTCAAACAAAATCTACGGTAAAAAGTTTGCTTGATCAGACATTGACTAACACATAAACATACTGTTTAAAATAGAcgttttaaataaatatttattttttgaaacacaTAAACATACTGTTTAAAATAGAcgttttaaataaatatttattttttgaattaaagatgatgttaTGAGAAAATGACCTatcttgtaaaacaaaaaaaataaatatttaaaatataaaaatattagcGGAACAAGACCGTAGTTGGCCATTGATTGAGTACTTCACTAAGTTCAATTCTTGACTCTAACATATACTATATGAATTTCTTGCAATGTCTAAGTAATAAAATTGGCTCCGGTCCTtcactttttaattttatatagCAAAAGGGGTCAATCCGATCTTTCACAATAAGGTGATAGACGGAACTGTCATAAAACGGACTTAATTAGTCGTATGAAGACATATTTTTGTGGCTGGCTAGATCAAAATGGCTCCTAGTTCCCCCACACAACGTCTCTTTCTCCAGTTTAAAAACCCCCTCCAAAATGATAAACCACGTCAGAAACAtcattcattctctctctctctctctctctccaatggtAAACAACCACATGAGAATGGACGCAGAAGAGGAAGCACTCTTCCGCTCCTACCCATACGCGCTCTACTTCGTTCAAAGCCCATCAACCGTGCTCTCCCACTCCAACACCGATCTCCGACTCACCGCCGAACTATCCCCGCCCAACTCCCCGCCCCGAGCCGAAAACCACTCCACCGCAAACCCGGCCCACGACACGCCCCGGTTCGCTCTCTCCCGGTACTCCTCCTCTCGCGGGTCCAACAACTCGTTCTTGCACGAGAAAAAGATCGCGTACGACGTGCACAGCCATGAGACAGCGGGGACCGAGAGCGGGGAGAACCGTCTGATTGTTAGAGTTGATCGTCATGATCATATTGGCTGTGGTGATGAGTAtgatgatgaggaggaggaggaggaggaggaggaagaggaggagtaTTATGGAAGAGAattggggtggtggtggtggtggagatatTATTTGTCATTTggggcttcttcttctttggctTGGATTTGTTTGCAAGTAATGTGGAGGGTTTTGGTAAGCTTGGGGGTTGCTTTGGTTGTTTTCTACATTGCTACAAAGCCTCCACCTCCCAAAATGTTTGTGAAGGTACGTAGTttaaacactctctctctatctccctctcGGAACGGGCTCACGTCTAGTCTGGTCCAATTTGAGCCATCACGATCTTTTCTGGTCTAAAAACTGATAAGAATTGAACCATTTATTTTGCAGTTTTTGCGAAACTATGAATCCATATGAAAAAATAACTTGGTCGAACATTCGTAGATACTTGAACAAATTACATTAGTACAGTGAAAATGGACGGTTTAAGTGCAAATTCATATTACTAGTATAACATTTTTGTATTTACGTAATTTGGTAAAGAGggattttattaccaaaaagaaaacaagatacAAAGGAACTAAGGGACATACCCGAGCAAACTGCTAGAAGCAAAAATAGTAAACAATATTCAAAGAATTAAACTAGCCTAAGTACTGTACTAGCTACAAAACTTTCTCCGAGATGTTCCAATTAGCTTTACATAAGACTCAATTCACAGGGTTGTCGCAGTTTTTTCAAGAAAACACTCTATCCTGCACGTTCTTAACAATCTGCTCATAAACGGAATTCGGAATACATTGCTTGTTGCCCAAGATTGAGTCATTCCGAGCCTTCTAAACATAATATATTGTCCCAGCCATAGCTCGCTTATAGAGAGCAGAAAAGAACCCTTTCTTCTTGAGGTGTTGAATAGCCCAGTTAATTTCATACTCCCACTCCCAGAAAAGAacccttaatttttttctattttgctttCTAGCTATTACCTATTAGTAGTTATACTTCTCTTTCTCTAACAAAAGATTAGAACTTGGTGCATGCAGATAGCAGGAATTCGAGAATTTGCACTTGGAGAGGGAGTGGATAGCTCTGGTGTTGCAACTAAAGTTCTCACCTGCAACTGTTCCATTGATCTATTCGTAGAGAACAAGTCTAAGCTCTTTGGCCTTCACCTCCATCCCCCATCTATGGAAATGTCCTTTGCAACTCTTCCTCTGGCAATTTCATATGTAAGTGAATGTACTAATTTCTTGCCTCAATTCCAATATCCATGGTTGCATGCATGCACCctaaatcaaataaaaagtcattAGCTCGTGTCAAGCATAGCTAAAAGAGGGTAAATGTTATCCTCCTTCTTATTGGTTTAAATGGTGTAAGTCTCACCtcttcaatacattttttgataagtatgacatcactttataGTAGGATCCACACCGTTTCGACCAATGGGAATGAGAGTACGTGATGTTCACACTCTTTTAaagaaggtgaacaaaattaaattcgaTGCGAGTACTCATGCATCATTCTCGATCAAAGAAAGAGTTATGCACAAAATCGGTCACAGATCCAGACAGACCTCTGGGCCTCAATCTCACAAAGGATGAATAGCTTGAGGAGCCTAAACCTAGGTCTAATGTCTATGCACGTAGAGCTGCTGATTTGACAATTCATTGCttacaaaaacaataacactATAGGGACGTCACAATACTGTCATCAGTGT
This genomic window contains:
- the LOC131334317 gene encoding ATP synthase subunit O, mitochondrial-like — its product is MAMAGRLRSSFPHFQKILRSDSLSSPQRSTLLCPAFSNPEFSRDYSSASPPKEQKVKVPLTMFGVSGNYASALYLSAVKANALEKVESELLDLVEASKRSPTFAQFMKDLTVPKVTRIKALTEICAQAKLSDITRNFLLILAENGRLRQMEIIAKRFTEATMAHRGEVKAIVTTVIPLPAEEEKELKETLQEILGQGKKVKLEQKIDSSILGGLVVEFSQKVFDMSIKTRARQMERFLRDPANLGI
- the LOC131334318 gene encoding uncharacterized protein LOC131334318; this translates as MINHVRNIIHSLSLSLSPMVNNHMRMDAEEEALFRSYPYALYFVQSPSTVLSHSNTDLRLTAELSPPNSPPRAENHSTANPAHDTPRFALSRYSSSRGSNNSFLHEKKIAYDVHSHETAGTESGENRLIVRVDRHDHIGCGDEYDDEEEEEEEEEEEEYYGRELGWWWWWRYYLSFGASSSLAWICLQVMWRVLVSLGVALVVFYIATKPPPPKMFVKIAGIREFALGEGVDSSGVATKVLTCNCSIDLFVENKSKLFGLHLHPPSMEMSFATLPLAISYGPKLYAGNDGSTMFRLFVGTRNKPMYGAGAVMQDTLIGNGKGLPLALHLSFRSNFRVVWGLFKPRFHHRAECSLVLDRAYDKKHHTQAYSSSCIMITT